In Mucilaginibacter celer, one DNA window encodes the following:
- a CDS encoding Txe/YoeB family addiction module toxin, translating to MIVRFTKQADADLEYFKKSGNVQAIKKIKELLKAIVDDPYSGIGQPEQLKHNLSGAWSRRINREHRLVYEIEDDTVFILSLKGHY from the coding sequence GTGATTGTTCGATTTACGAAACAGGCCGATGCTGATCTTGAATATTTTAAGAAAAGCGGAAATGTTCAAGCTATCAAGAAAATAAAAGAATTGCTCAAAGCTATTGTTGACGACCCTTATAGTGGGATAGGACAACCTGAGCAGTTGAAACACAATTTATCAGGTGCATGGTCTCGACGAATTAACAGAGAACATCGTTTAGTTTATGAAATTGAAGATGATACTGTTTTCATACTTTCTTTAAAAGGCCATTATTAA
- the ispG gene encoding (E)-4-hydroxy-3-methylbut-2-enyl-diphosphate synthase, with amino-acid sequence MNTDAVKVLPGRYCNSLTEYSRFITREVNIGDVPMGGNNPIRIQSMTTTDTMDTIGTVEQTIRMVDAGCEYVRITAPSIKEAQNLAEIKKQLRARGYTVPLVADIHFTPNAAEVAARIVEKVRVNPGNYADKKKFDQIDYTDLEYQGELERIFQKFAPLVKVCKEYGTAMRIGTNHGSLSDRIMSRYGDTPQGMVESAMEFMRMCEQLNYYNLVISMKSSNPQVMVQAYRLLVETMVAEGMNYPLHLGVTEAGDGEDGRIKSAVGIGTLLEDGLGDTVRVSLTEEPEAEAPVAIELVKRYTSRKSLVESQKSENLTQNLELKTSDSKHNPYEYKKRETYEANAFIGGHLVPRVVIDLSKKNLKDPAVLNEAGYLYSPLLDKYNMAEASVDFVYFADELPSFNLPGNLKQLYNYNTWLKLADKTNCHPVFTLQEYIGDVDRSSKLNLVRLRPADIDSESFGSIPLDNSLVLVLETEALHGMAEQRAFFFKMEELGLDVPVIVKRSYKFEVESIKSEVGNQETTSTKDLELKTQNLQLYASTDLGALLVDGFSDGIWIDAPELPTGVITSTAFGILQATRSRISKTEYISCPSCGRTLFDLMITTQMIRSRTSHLKGLKIGIMGCIVNGPGEMADADYGYVGSGTDKITLYRGKEAVKKNISSANALDELINIIKADGNWIDVETSESEFSGLKN; translated from the coding sequence ATGAATACTGATGCTGTTAAAGTGCTGCCCGGTCGTTATTGTAATTCCCTAACCGAATATTCGCGTTTTATTACCCGCGAGGTTAATATTGGCGATGTGCCTATGGGCGGGAATAATCCAATCCGCATACAAAGCATGACCACCACCGATACCATGGATACCATTGGTACCGTTGAGCAAACCATCCGCATGGTTGATGCCGGCTGCGAGTATGTGCGCATCACCGCGCCCAGCATCAAAGAGGCCCAAAACCTGGCCGAAATTAAAAAACAACTCCGTGCCCGCGGCTATACCGTGCCACTGGTTGCCGATATTCACTTTACCCCAAATGCTGCCGAAGTAGCCGCCCGCATAGTTGAAAAAGTGCGCGTAAACCCCGGCAATTACGCCGATAAAAAGAAATTCGACCAGATTGATTATACCGACCTGGAATACCAGGGTGAGTTGGAACGCATTTTCCAAAAGTTTGCCCCGTTGGTAAAAGTTTGTAAAGAGTATGGCACTGCTATGCGCATAGGTACCAACCACGGGTCGCTGAGCGATAGGATCATGAGCCGCTATGGCGATACCCCGCAAGGCATGGTTGAGTCGGCAATGGAATTTATGCGGATGTGCGAGCAGCTGAATTACTATAACCTCGTGATCTCCATGAAATCCAGCAACCCGCAGGTAATGGTGCAGGCCTACCGTTTACTGGTTGAAACCATGGTTGCCGAAGGTATGAACTACCCGCTGCATTTAGGCGTAACTGAAGCCGGCGACGGCGAAGACGGCCGTATCAAATCTGCCGTAGGTATTGGTACTTTATTAGAGGATGGCCTCGGCGATACCGTCCGCGTATCCCTAACCGAAGAACCCGAGGCAGAAGCACCGGTAGCGATTGAATTGGTGAAACGATATACAAGTCGTAAGTCTTTAGTCGAAAGTCAAAAGTCGGAAAATCTGACTCAGAACTTAGAGCTTAAGACTTCAGACTCTAAGCATAATCCTTACGAATACAAAAAACGCGAAACTTATGAGGCCAACGCTTTTATAGGCGGGCATCTGGTGCCGCGTGTAGTAATCGATCTATCAAAAAAGAACCTGAAAGATCCGGCAGTTTTGAACGAGGCAGGTTACCTGTACTCGCCGCTGCTGGATAAATATAACATGGCCGAGGCTTCGGTTGATTTTGTTTATTTCGCCGATGAATTGCCGTCGTTCAATTTGCCGGGCAATTTGAAGCAGTTATATAACTATAACACCTGGCTTAAACTGGCCGATAAAACCAACTGCCACCCGGTATTCACCTTGCAGGAATACATTGGAGATGTTGACCGTTCATCAAAACTGAATTTAGTGAGGCTGCGACCTGCCGATATTGATTCGGAATCTTTTGGTTCGATCCCGTTGGATAACTCGTTAGTGTTGGTATTAGAAACCGAAGCCCTGCATGGCATGGCCGAGCAGCGCGCGTTCTTCTTCAAGATGGAAGAGTTAGGTTTAGATGTGCCGGTGATAGTGAAGAGAAGTTATAAGTTCGAAGTCGAAAGTATTAAGTCCGAAGTCGGAAATCAAGAAACGACATCGACTAAAGACTTAGAACTAAAGACTCAGAACTTGCAGCTATACGCTTCAACAGATCTCGGTGCTTTATTAGTTGATGGCTTTAGCGACGGTATCTGGATAGATGCCCCTGAATTGCCTACCGGTGTAATTACCTCTACCGCTTTTGGTATTTTGCAGGCTACCCGCTCACGCATCTCCAAAACAGAATACATCTCCTGCCCAAGCTGCGGGCGCACGCTGTTCGATCTGATGATCACTACCCAGATGATCCGCAGCCGCACCAGTCACCTAAAAGGGTTGAAAATTGGTATTATGGGCTGCATAGTAAATGGCCCCGGCGAAATGGCCGATGCCGATTATGGTTATGTAGGTTCGGGTACGGATAAGATTACCCTTTACCGCGGTAAGGAAGCCGTGAAAAAGAATATCAGTTCGGCCAATGCGCTTGATGAGTTGATCAATATCATTAAAGCGGATGGGAATTGGATTGATGTGGAAACGTCTGAATCAGAATTTTCAGGATTAAAGAATTAG
- a CDS encoding methyltransferase domain-containing protein — MTEQKHIQREGKGTAKLFDERSLANDYATLAPLLKPGMKVLDVGCGTGAISKDIAIMVGESGHVTGIDNTEYFIESGKETYASVKNLELIYSDLFGFEPGEQYDLIVSARVLQWLSNPVEALKKMYSLLKPGGTVSILDYNHEALQWQPQPPVSMQRFYATFLRWRGDAGMNNHIAEDLPDYLKKAGFTNIEEFDADEVYQKGEANFVSKAGIWAKVAQSKQMVEEGYIDDESRLQAIDEYTEWVENEAEQMVMRLKEVRGVKPE; from the coding sequence ATGACTGAACAAAAACATATCCAGAGAGAAGGTAAAGGTACCGCCAAATTATTCGACGAACGGAGTTTAGCGAATGATTATGCTACCCTTGCCCCCCTGCTTAAGCCGGGCATGAAGGTGCTGGATGTTGGTTGTGGTACGGGCGCGATATCCAAGGATATCGCAATAATGGTTGGCGAAAGCGGTCATGTTACGGGCATTGATAATACTGAATATTTTATTGAGAGCGGTAAGGAAACTTACGCTTCGGTAAAAAATTTGGAGCTGATATATAGCGACCTTTTCGGCTTCGAGCCGGGTGAGCAGTATGACCTGATCGTTTCGGCAAGGGTACTGCAATGGTTGAGCAACCCGGTTGAGGCTTTGAAAAAAATGTATTCATTGCTGAAACCCGGTGGTACAGTATCTATTTTAGATTACAACCACGAGGCTTTGCAATGGCAGCCGCAGCCACCGGTAAGTATGCAGCGCTTTTATGCTACCTTTTTAAGGTGGAGGGGCGATGCGGGCATGAATAATCATATTGCCGAAGACCTGCCAGATTATTTGAAGAAAGCAGGTTTTACCAATATCGAGGAGTTTGATGCCGATGAAGTTTACCAAAAAGGCGAAGCCAATTTTGTAAGCAAAGCAGGCATCTGGGCCAAAGTAGCGCAATCCAAGCAAATGGTTGAAGAAGGCTATATTGACGATGAATCGCGCTTGCAGGCTATTGATGAGTATACCGAATGGGTGGAAAATGAGGCCGAGCAAATGGTAATGAGATTGAAAGAAGTACGCGGCGTAAAACCCGAATAA
- the ilvA gene encoding threonine ammonia-lyase IlvA, with product METDTKSQLDFEAAYQRIKDVVKRTPLQYNAGLSAKYECEVYLKREDLQVVRSYKLRGAYNMISQLTDDELSRGVVCASAGNHAQGVAFSCNKKNIKGVIFMPEITPKQKVKQTAMFGNGNIEIVLTGDTFDDCLAEALAYTEKHQMTFIPPFDDYRVIEGQGTVGVEILQDLPDVEVAIMPIGGGGFASGTGTYLKNNNPNIHLIGVEPEGAPSMLGAINHGKPITLDEIDRFVDGAAVKRVGLLTYGICKDILNDMLLVPEGKICTTILKLYNEDAIVVEPAGALSVAALDACKEQIKGKKVVCIISGGNNDIARMQEIKEKSLLYEGLKHYFIVRFPQRPGALKLFVTNVLGPGDDITRFEFIKKNEKENGPALVGIELKNAEDYPALLQRMHAHRFNVIELNKDQTLFEYLV from the coding sequence ATGGAAACTGATACAAAAAGCCAGCTTGATTTTGAAGCGGCATACCAGCGGATTAAGGACGTTGTGAAACGTACCCCGCTGCAATATAACGCCGGTCTTTCGGCAAAATACGAGTGTGAGGTTTATTTAAAACGCGAAGACCTGCAGGTTGTCCGCTCATACAAATTGCGCGGTGCATACAACATGATCAGTCAGCTTACTGATGATGAGTTGAGCCGCGGTGTGGTTTGCGCCAGCGCGGGTAACCATGCGCAGGGCGTAGCCTTTTCGTGCAACAAAAAGAACATTAAAGGCGTAATTTTTATGCCCGAAATTACCCCCAAACAAAAGGTTAAACAAACCGCCATGTTTGGCAACGGTAATATCGAGATCGTACTAACCGGCGATACTTTTGACGATTGCCTGGCCGAAGCCCTCGCCTACACCGAAAAACACCAGATGACCTTCATCCCTCCTTTCGATGACTACCGCGTTATTGAAGGCCAGGGAACCGTAGGCGTTGAAATACTGCAAGACCTACCCGATGTTGAAGTAGCCATTATGCCCATCGGCGGCGGCGGCTTTGCATCAGGTACAGGTACTTATCTTAAAAACAACAACCCTAACATCCACCTGATAGGCGTTGAACCTGAAGGTGCCCCATCAATGCTTGGCGCTATCAACCATGGCAAACCGATCACCCTGGATGAAATAGACCGTTTTGTTGACGGTGCTGCCGTAAAACGCGTAGGCCTGTTAACCTACGGCATCTGTAAAGACATCCTGAACGATATGCTGCTGGTGCCAGAAGGAAAGATCTGCACCACCATTCTCAAGCTTTACAACGAAGATGCCATAGTAGTTGAGCCAGCCGGCGCGCTATCAGTAGCCGCACTTGATGCCTGCAAAGAGCAGATCAAAGGCAAAAAGGTAGTTTGTATCATCAGCGGCGGTAACAATGATATCGCCCGCATGCAGGAGATCAAAGAAAAATCATTGCTGTACGAGGGGTTGAAACACTACTTTATTGTAAGGTTCCCGCAACGTCCGGGGGCTTTGAAACTGTTTGTGACCAATGTGTTAGGTCCTGGTGATGACATTACCCGTTTTGAGTTCATTAAAAAGAATGAGAAAGAAAACGGCCCTGCGCTGGTAGGGATTGAGTTGAAAAACGCGGAGGATTATCCGGCACTTTTACAGCGGATGCATGCGCATAGGTTTAATGTTATTGAGTTGAATAAGGATCAGACTTTGTTTGAGTATTTGGTGTAA
- a CDS encoding 2-isopropylmalate synthase, whose product MLHDPNRVYVFDTTLRDGEQVPGCQLTTPEKIEIAKELELLGVDIIEAGFPVSSPGDFQSVVEISKAVKEPTVCALTRANKGDIDAAVASLQYAKRPRIHTGIGSSDMHIKHKFNSTREEILERAVEAVKYAKKSVEDIEFYAEDAGRADVVYLAQMVEAVIAAGATVVNIPDTNGYCLPDQYGAKIKFLKENVKNIDQAIISVHCHNDLGLATANSIAGLQNGARQIEGTINGIGERAGNTSIEEVVMILKTHQTLGLHTQIDSKRFYELSQMIRTQMRMPVQPNKAIVGANAFAHSSGIHQDGFLKMRENYEIIRPEDVGFPSATIVLTARSGRHALKFHLERLGYTLDKEELAFVYNNFLTLADSKLDINDQDLQSLMVHRLVKN is encoded by the coding sequence ATGTTACACGATCCCAACCGCGTTTATGTTTTTGATACCACGCTTCGCGATGGCGAGCAGGTACCGGGTTGCCAGTTAACAACCCCCGAAAAGATTGAGATAGCTAAGGAATTGGAACTGCTGGGCGTGGACATCATTGAAGCAGGTTTCCCGGTTTCAAGTCCGGGCGACTTCCAGAGCGTTGTTGAAATTTCAAAAGCTGTTAAAGAGCCGACTGTTTGCGCCTTAACCCGCGCCAACAAAGGCGATATCGATGCCGCTGTAGCATCGCTGCAATATGCCAAACGTCCGCGGATCCATACCGGTATCGGTTCCTCGGATATGCACATCAAACACAAATTTAACAGCACCCGCGAAGAGATTTTGGAGCGTGCGGTTGAAGCCGTGAAATACGCCAAAAAATCGGTTGAAGATATTGAGTTTTATGCCGAGGATGCTGGCAGGGCCGATGTGGTTTATTTAGCGCAGATGGTTGAAGCCGTTATCGCCGCCGGTGCTACCGTGGTGAACATCCCGGATACCAATGGCTACTGTTTGCCTGATCAATACGGTGCCAAGATCAAGTTTTTGAAAGAGAACGTCAAAAATATAGATCAAGCCATCATCTCGGTACATTGCCATAACGACCTTGGTTTGGCTACTGCCAACTCTATAGCCGGTTTACAAAACGGTGCCCGCCAGATTGAAGGCACCATTAACGGTATTGGCGAGCGTGCGGGTAACACCTCAATCGAAGAGGTGGTGATGATCCTGAAAACACACCAAACTTTGGGCTTACATACCCAGATAGATTCGAAAAGATTTTATGAGTTGAGCCAGATGATCCGCACGCAGATGCGCATGCCGGTACAGCCTAATAAAGCTATTGTAGGCGCAAACGCTTTCGCCCACAGCTCGGGCATTCACCAGGACGGCTTCCTGAAAATGCGTGAGAACTACGAGATCATTCGCCCTGAAGATGTAGGCTTTCCGAGCGCCACAATAGTGCTAACCGCGCGCAGCGGCAGGCATGCTCTGAAATTCCATCTGGAGCGTTTAGGATATACGCTGGATAAGGAAGAACTTGCTTTTGTTTACAATAACTTTTTAACGCTTGCCGATAGCAAGCTCGACATCAACGACCAGGATTTGCAAAGCCTTATGGTGCACCGCCTGGTAAAAAATTAA
- the leuC gene encoding 3-isopropylmalate dehydratase large subunit has translation MGQTLFDKIWDAHVVSSSEGFPDILYIDTHFIHEVTSPQAFDGLRTRGLPVFRPKQTVATADHNVPTIDQHLPIKEELSRYQVDMLTKNCKEFGVELYGLGHPYQGIVHVIGPELGITRPGGTYVCGDSHTSTHGAFGAIAFGIGTSQVEQVLATQCLLQSRPKRMKIEVNGKLQKGVGAKDIILYIIAQISAAGGTGYAVEYAGDTIRSLSMEGRMTICNMSIEMGARCGLIAPDETTINYVKGREFAPKGEEWDKAVAYWQTLYSDEDAQFDAVLSFKAEDIEPMITYGTNPGMGIGVTQHVPETASFEAKEQGSYKKALDYMGLHDDETLLGKPIDYVFIGSCTNSRIEDLRQVAEFVKGKHKADNVTVWVVPGSKQVQQQAIAEGLDKIFNEAGFPLREPGCSACLGMNEDKIPAGKYCVSTSNRNFEGRQGPNSRTFLASPLTAAASAITGKVTDIREMLSESEFAELEN, from the coding sequence ATTTGATGGTTTGCGTACAAGAGGTTTACCCGTTTTCAGGCCAAAACAAACTGTGGCCACTGCCGATCATAACGTTCCTACTATCGATCAGCACTTACCCATTAAAGAAGAACTTTCACGCTACCAGGTAGATATGCTTACCAAAAACTGTAAAGAGTTTGGTGTTGAGCTATATGGCTTAGGCCACCCGTACCAGGGTATCGTTCACGTTATAGGCCCCGAGCTGGGCATCACCCGTCCGGGTGGTACTTATGTTTGCGGCGACAGTCACACTTCAACCCATGGCGCTTTTGGTGCTATTGCCTTTGGTATCGGTACATCGCAGGTTGAGCAGGTGTTGGCTACACAATGTTTACTTCAGTCGCGCCCAAAACGCATGAAAATTGAAGTGAACGGTAAATTACAAAAAGGCGTTGGTGCCAAAGATATTATCCTTTACATCATTGCGCAGATCTCGGCTGCCGGCGGTACCGGTTATGCTGTAGAATATGCAGGCGATACCATCCGCTCGTTGAGCATGGAAGGCCGCATGACCATCTGTAACATGAGTATTGAGATGGGTGCCCGTTGCGGACTGATTGCTCCCGACGAAACCACCATTAACTATGTAAAAGGTCGCGAATTTGCCCCTAAAGGTGAAGAGTGGGATAAAGCAGTTGCTTACTGGCAAACGCTGTACTCTGACGAGGACGCCCAGTTTGACGCGGTACTTTCATTCAAAGCAGAAGATATTGAGCCGATGATCACCTACGGAACCAATCCGGGTATGGGTATCGGTGTTACACAACACGTTCCTGAAACAGCGTCGTTTGAGGCCAAAGAACAGGGATCATACAAAAAAGCCCTCGATTACATGGGCCTGCACGATGACGAAACACTATTGGGCAAACCGATAGATTACGTATTCATCGGCAGCTGCACCAACTCGCGCATTGAAGACCTGCGCCAGGTAGCCGAGTTTGTAAAAGGCAAACATAAAGCCGATAATGTTACCGTATGGGTAGTTCCCGGCTCTAAACAAGTACAACAACAAGCCATAGCCGAAGGCCTGGACAAAATATTTAACGAAGCCGGCTTCCCGCTAAGAGAACCAGGCTGCAGCGCATGCCTTGGTATGAATGAGGACAAGATCCCCGCAGGTAAATACTGCGTATCAACCTCAAACAGAAACTTTGAAGGAAGGCAGGGACCTAATAGCCGTACATTCCTTGCAAGTCCGTTAACTGCGGCTGCAAGTGCGATAACGGGGAAGGTTACGGATATTCGCGAAATGTTGTCTGAATCAGAATTTGCAGAATTAGAGAATTAA
- the leuD gene encoding 3-isopropylmalate dehydratase small subunit, with product MTKIFKHTQTTVVPLPIENIDTDQIIPARFLKATTRDGFGNNLFRDWRFDENDNPKEDFVLNHPTFSGKVLVAGKNFGCGSSREHAAWAISDYGFDAVVSSFFADIFKGNALNNGLLPVQVSDDFLKKIFDAVYADHKAEVEIDLESQTITISSTGEQESFEINPYKKACLINGYDDIDYILSQKGKIEEFEIAR from the coding sequence ATGACTAAAATATTCAAACATACACAAACCACAGTGGTGCCACTCCCTATCGAAAACATCGATACGGACCAGATCATTCCTGCAAGGTTTTTGAAAGCCACTACCCGCGATGGTTTTGGTAATAACTTATTCCGCGATTGGCGTTTTGATGAGAACGATAACCCTAAGGAGGATTTCGTACTTAACCACCCAACTTTTAGCGGTAAAGTCCTGGTGGCCGGCAAAAACTTTGGTTGCGGCAGTAGCCGTGAGCACGCTGCCTGGGCTATTTCTGATTATGGTTTCGATGCCGTAGTGAGCAGCTTTTTTGCCGATATTTTTAAAGGCAACGCCCTTAACAACGGCTTATTACCGGTACAGGTAAGCGACGATTTCCTGAAAAAGATCTTCGACGCGGTTTATGCCGATCATAAAGCTGAAGTAGAGATCGACCTGGAAAGCCAAACCATCACCATCTCATCAACCGGCGAACAGGAAAGCTTCGAGATCAACCCATACAAAAAAGCCTGCCTAATAAATGGCTACGATGATATCGACTACATCCTAAGCCAAAAAGGCAAGATCGAGGAATTTGAAATAGCGAGGTAA
- a CDS encoding GxxExxY protein, translated as MEKDRLTYSIIGCAMRVHNTLGNGFQEVIYQRCLAIEFEEAGIGFARELEHPIFYEGIEVGTRRADFVVEGKISVELKAIINLEDVHLAQAKNYTVAYDFPIGLLINFGAQSLQYKLIFNPKYNIKLN; from the coding sequence ATGGAAAAAGATAGGCTCACATACAGCATAATTGGTTGCGCTATGCGGGTTCATAATACATTGGGTAATGGGTTCCAGGAGGTAATTTATCAGCGATGTTTGGCTATCGAATTTGAAGAAGCCGGAATAGGCTTCGCGAGAGAATTAGAACATCCGATATTTTACGAAGGGATCGAAGTTGGGACAAGAAGGGCCGATTTTGTAGTTGAAGGGAAAATATCGGTTGAGTTGAAAGCGATAATTAATTTGGAGGATGTGCATTTAGCGCAGGCTAAGAATTATACTGTTGCTTACGATTTTCCGATAGGTTTATTGATAAACTTTGGAGCCCAGAGTCTTCAATATAAACTGATCTTCAACCCAAAATATAACATTAAACTAAATTGA
- a CDS encoding DinB family protein translates to MISERFECEILRASRTRLLQLIETTDYEILFKIPEGFNNNIIWQIGHCITSQQRHMYMRSGLPMHISEAFEESFKIGSSPRSWKIMPNVNEVKDLLIDTVNQLESDLESKLFVNYQPFELPIGFQVKNHIEALQAANYHEAEHSGKVFTYLKLLLKE, encoded by the coding sequence ATGATTAGTGAACGTTTCGAATGTGAAATTTTAAGAGCCAGCAGGACCAGGCTATTGCAATTGATTGAAACAACTGATTATGAAATATTATTTAAAATCCCCGAAGGTTTTAACAATAATATAATCTGGCAAATTGGTCATTGCATCACCTCACAACAAAGACACATGTATATGCGTAGCGGGTTACCAATGCATATATCTGAAGCATTCGAGGAGTCTTTCAAAATTGGATCGTCTCCAAGGTCATGGAAAATCATGCCAAATGTTAATGAGGTGAAAGATTTGTTGATTGATACAGTTAATCAGCTTGAATCAGATCTCGAATCCAAATTGTTTGTTAACTATCAACCCTTTGAGTTACCCATCGGATTTCAAGTTAAAAATCATATAGAAGCGCTGCAGGCCGCTAATTATCACGAAGCTGAACATAGCGGAAAGGTTTTTACCTATTTGAAGCTACTGCTAAAAGAATAA
- a CDS encoding methyltransferase domain-containing protein has product MKWNADLYDQKHAFVFKYGEDVLEFLDVKPGERILDLGCGTGHLTKQIQDKGAVVKGTDYSPEMIAQAKQLYPDVDFAVENAADFYTDEKYDAVFSNAALHWVLDANGAIRSVFNSLKKGGRFVAEMGGKGNVERLIEATKQVLHNHGYNEKADTKVWYFPSVGEYTTKLEEHGFRVTYVIHYDRKTPLQDGDQGVAKWITMFGAQFLDGIPADEKEQILAEITKKLEPFYNENGQWYADYKRLRFIAVKE; this is encoded by the coding sequence ATGAAATGGAACGCTGATTTATACGACCAAAAGCATGCCTTCGTATTTAAATACGGAGAAGATGTGCTTGAGTTTTTGGATGTGAAACCTGGAGAGCGCATCCTCGATCTGGGTTGCGGCACAGGCCATTTAACTAAACAGATCCAGGACAAAGGTGCCGTAGTAAAAGGTACCGACTACTCGCCCGAAATGATAGCGCAGGCTAAACAGCTTTACCCGGATGTTGATTTCGCGGTAGAGAATGCAGCTGATTTTTATACCGACGAAAAGTACGATGCCGTATTCTCAAACGCGGCCCTGCATTGGGTGCTTGATGCAAACGGCGCTATCCGAAGCGTATTCAACAGCCTGAAAAAAGGCGGTCGTTTTGTTGCGGAGATGGGTGGCAAAGGCAATGTTGAGCGTCTGATTGAAGCCACTAAACAGGTATTACACAACCACGGCTATAATGAAAAAGCCGATACCAAAGTTTGGTACTTCCCATCAGTAGGCGAATACACCACCAAACTTGAAGAGCACGGTTTCAGGGTTACCTACGTAATTCATTACGACCGTAAAACCCCCCTTCAGGACGGCGACCAGGGCGTAGCCAAATGGATCACCATGTTTGGCGCACAATTTTTAGACGGAATTCCGGCAGATGAAAAAGAACAGATCCTGGCCGAGATCACCAAAAAACTCGAACCTTTTTATAATGAAAACGGCCAATGGTACGCCGATTATAAAAGGTTAAGGTTTATTGCAGTAAAAGAGTAA
- the leuB gene encoding 3-isopropylmalate dehydrogenase, with amino-acid sequence MKKHILVIPGDGIGPEVTTWGKAVLEKIGQNHGHEFTFDEALMGHAGIEATGNPLPDETLEKAKASDAILFGAIGHIKYDNDPSAKVRPEQGLLKIRKELGLYANLRPIMLFDELLDASSLKPEILKGTDILFFRELTGDVYFGEKKRSEDRNTASDLMIYSRYEVERIAIKAYEAARVRGKRLCSVDKANVLEASRLWREVVQEIAKQYPDVETEHMFIDNAAMQLVKNPKKFDVVLTANLFGDILTDEASQIAGSMGMLASASVGDGTGFFEPIHGSAHDIAGQDKANPLASILSVALMLEISFGLKEEAKKITDAIDKALKDGYRTGDIADANTDKAKILGTTAMGQKVLEYL; translated from the coding sequence ATTAAAAAACACATTTTAGTAATACCCGGCGACGGGATAGGTCCCGAGGTTACCACTTGGGGTAAAGCGGTTTTAGAAAAGATCGGTCAGAATCATGGCCACGAATTTACGTTCGATGAAGCCCTGATGGGTCACGCGGGTATTGAGGCTACCGGCAATCCGCTGCCTGATGAAACGCTTGAAAAAGCTAAAGCAAGCGATGCTATCCTGTTTGGCGCTATCGGTCACATTAAATATGATAACGATCCGTCGGCCAAAGTTCGTCCGGAGCAGGGATTGTTAAAAATCCGTAAAGAGCTTGGCTTGTATGCCAACCTGCGCCCTATTATGTTGTTTGATGAGCTTCTGGATGCATCAAGTCTGAAGCCAGAGATATTAAAAGGAACCGATATCCTTTTCTTCCGCGAGCTAACCGGCGACGTTTACTTCGGCGAGAAAAAACGCAGCGAAGACCGTAATACCGCTTCCGATTTGATGATCTACTCACGTTACGAAGTTGAGCGTATCGCTATCAAAGCTTACGAGGCAGCACGTGTGCGCGGCAAAAGATTATGCTCTGTTGATAAAGCAAACGTACTGGAAGCTTCACGCCTATGGCGCGAGGTAGTACAGGAAATTGCCAAACAATATCCTGATGTTGAAACCGAGCACATGTTTATCGATAACGCGGCTATGCAATTGGTTAAAAACCCTAAAAAGTTTGATGTGGTATTAACAGCCAATCTTTTCGGCGATATCCTAACCGACGAAGCATCACAAATTGCAGGTTCGATGGGTATGCTGGCTTCGGCTTCGGTTGGTGACGGTACAGGATTTTTTGAGCCTATCCACGGTTCGGCACATGATATTGCCGGTCAGGATAAAGCTAACCCGCTGGCCTCTATCCTATCGGTTGCCCTGATGCTTGAAATAAGCTTCGGCCTGAAAGAGGAAGCCAAAAAGATAACCGACGCTATCGATAAAGCACTGAAAGACGGCTACCGCACCGGCGACATCGCTGATGCCAATACCGACAAAGCCAAAATTTTAGGCACCACGGCAATGGGCCAAAAAGTGCTTGAATATTTATAG
- a CDS encoding DUF2683 family protein, with protein MESLIVHPKNKEQLNALKAFMKAFEISFDEDKSGYDPEFVAKIENSRKQVKNGETRVVNIDEL; from the coding sequence ATGGAATCATTAATTGTACATCCGAAAAATAAAGAGCAATTAAATGCCTTAAAGGCTTTTATGAAAGCGTTTGAGATTTCCTTCGATGAAGATAAATCAGGCTATGATCCTGAGTTTGTTGCAAAAATTGAGAATAGCAGAAAGCAAGTAAAAAACGGAGAAACACGTGTTGTAAATATTGATGAGCTGTGA